A genomic region of Leptotrichia hofstadii contains the following coding sequences:
- a CDS encoding tetratricopeptide repeat protein, with translation MKLDIEVKLNEGMKKYIYKIWEKMGNEDRTEYDVALENYRKYLLKETVKNPEDVSVVCQLAGVCYLSRKCDDIAILETFLKRNFDILTEDEKFRIYVDLAYLCEDMGCMEEKAIDYLEKAIKINSNNADIYYRLAAICFHTKMYQKSLENIEIACKMSDETKYSYGYALILIQNKEYKKAEKILDDLLMEDSDNIKYHFYRILCEIYLGNKDIENIEKLLEKIKEFEMLEKTDYEKYLNWLTYEGFNTIDNGNIKDLYYLCSNYEKYCKYAENVNFNLEANYMAPYLYSLKQLNKFEKIDRILKEAEKEIFQNIEEIKTDEEYRKDTTEEELLEMIEDEKQKLKNINLVLEKILNTDFKPKMEIFMYLKYECWLLDCPQHLVIEEIRKE, from the coding sequence ATGAAATTGGATATTGAAGTTAAATTGAATGAAGGTATGAAAAAATATATTTATAAAATATGGGAAAAAATGGGAAATGAAGATAGAACAGAATATGATGTTGCACTTGAAAATTATAGGAAATACTTGTTGAAGGAAACTGTGAAAAATCCTGAAGATGTTTCGGTTGTTTGTCAGTTGGCGGGAGTTTGCTATTTGAGCAGGAAATGCGACGATATAGCAATTTTAGAAACATTTTTGAAAAGGAATTTTGATATTTTGACAGAAGATGAAAAGTTTAGAATATATGTTGATTTGGCTTATTTGTGTGAGGATATGGGATGTATGGAAGAAAAGGCTATTGATTATCTTGAAAAAGCAATAAAAATTAATTCAAATAATGCAGACATTTATTACAGACTTGCAGCTATTTGTTTTCATACTAAAATGTATCAAAAATCTCTTGAAAATATAGAAATCGCCTGCAAAATGAGTGATGAAACGAAATATAGTTATGGATATGCATTGATTTTAATTCAAAATAAAGAATATAAAAAGGCTGAAAAAATTTTAGATGATTTGTTAATGGAGGACTCAGACAACATTAAATATCATTTTTACAGAATTCTTTGTGAAATTTATTTAGGAAATAAAGATATTGAAAATATAGAAAAACTTTTGGAAAAAATAAAAGAGTTTGAAATGCTGGAGAAAACAGATTATGAAAAATATTTGAATTGGTTGACGTATGAAGGTTTTAATACCATTGATAATGGTAATATAAAAGATTTATATTATTTATGTAGTAATTATGAAAAATATTGTAAATATGCAGAGAATGTTAATTTTAATTTAGAAGCAAATTATATGGCACCGTATCTTTATTCTTTGAAACAATTGAATAAATTTGAGAAAATAGATAGAATATTGAAAGAAGCTGAAAAAGAGATTTTTCAAAATATTGAAGAAATAAAGACTGACGAAGAATATCGGAAAGATACAACGGAAGAAGAACTTTTGGAAATGATAGAAGATGAAAAACAGAAATTGAAAAACATTAATTTAGTGCTGGAAAAAATATTGAATACAGATTTTAAGCCTAAGATGGAAATATTTATGTACTTGAAATATGAATGTTGGTTACTGGATTGTCCACAACATTTGGTAATTGAAGAAATACGAAAGGAATAA
- a CDS encoding Txe/YoeB family addiction module toxin — MVEEYKIYILKKVNKDKEKIKQFPALKNNVEKLINLIKKNPFQTPPSYEILTKDLKRYYSRRINKQHRLVYEVIEEEKRINIISMWTHYEI, encoded by the coding sequence ATGGTAGAAGAGTACAAAATTTATATTTTGAAAAAAGTGAATAAGGATAAAGAGAAAATAAAGCAATTTCCAGCATTAAAAAATAATGTGGAAAAATTAATAAATCTTATAAAGAAAAATCCTTTTCAAACACCACCGTCCTATGAGATTTTAACTAAAGATTTGAAACGTTACTATTCAAGAAGAATTAATAAACAGCACAGGCTAGTGTATGAAGTTATAGAAGAAGAGAAAAGAATAAATATCATTAGTATGTGGACACATTATGAAATTTAA
- a CDS encoding type II toxin-antitoxin system Phd/YefM family antitoxin, producing MTNTNATNLRKNLFSYLESAIDYNDVINVNTKKGNAIIISEVEYNGLLETLYLLSDPTMKEKIEVAKKASDEDYEVFEW from the coding sequence ATGACAAATACAAATGCAACTAATTTGAGAAAAAATTTATTTTCTTATTTAGAGTCGGCAATTGACTATAATGATGTTATCAATGTGAACACTAAAAAAGGAAATGCTATTATCATTAGCGAAGTTGAATATAATGGTTTATTAGAAACTCTATACCTGTTATCAGATCCAACAATGAAAGAAAAAATTGAAGTTGCAAAAAAGGCTTCTGATGAAGATTACGAGGTTTTTGAATGGTAG
- a CDS encoding YARHG domain-containing protein: protein MRKIRIFLLFCLMFIFCTNLLANDWEFGSEGGHIVPMNVSNIAIKSEKLHFKLEKVKGEYGPVNEMAVTVRFVFDSPEAGEKYIGFITPEGGNEEWDEVNHFKNFRTVVNGKSVNTVSYRLTDFVPKDVKKLEEVKKYFKEYDEENAKEEADYYKRSYVYYFKANFKKGENVIEHSYRYDGSGGVGYNDFNYVWSTISKWKNQKVDDFEVIVEPGSALIAIPEIKMKNGKYIDWKLVGEGNIDYGYRNYYDRDGQYKVLYAKLKKGYLHFKTKNFSPEDEFSLSEIAYLNGNYYFPEKTEKGYKYRDDLTKAAYSAEYLTADELKELTNEDLKIMRSYPYAVAGYDFSDKKLKDYFSKFLWYIPIGKNVELREDDYEVINNVNKIIKSRGK, encoded by the coding sequence ATGAGAAAAATCAGAATATTTTTATTATTTTGCTTAATGTTTATTTTTTGTACAAATTTACTGGCAAATGACTGGGAATTTGGTTCGGAAGGTGGACATATTGTTCCAATGAATGTGTCTAATATTGCTATAAAGAGTGAGAAACTTCATTTTAAGCTGGAAAAAGTCAAGGGGGAGTATGGACCAGTAAATGAAATGGCGGTAACTGTAAGATTTGTGTTTGATAGTCCTGAGGCTGGCGAGAAATACATTGGGTTTATTACGCCTGAAGGTGGAAATGAGGAATGGGATGAAGTTAATCATTTTAAAAATTTTAGAACTGTTGTAAATGGGAAAAGTGTAAATACAGTTTCTTACAGATTAACCGATTTTGTTCCAAAGGATGTAAAGAAACTTGAAGAAGTGAAAAAATATTTTAAGGAATATGACGAAGAAAATGCAAAAGAGGAAGCCGACTATTATAAAAGAAGCTATGTTTATTATTTTAAAGCAAACTTTAAAAAGGGAGAAAATGTAATTGAGCATAGCTATCGTTACGATGGAAGTGGAGGTGTCGGATATAACGACTTTAATTATGTCTGGTCTACTATTTCAAAATGGAAAAATCAAAAAGTGGATGACTTTGAAGTAATTGTTGAGCCTGGAAGCGCTTTGATTGCAATACCTGAAATAAAGATGAAGAATGGAAAATATATAGACTGGAAATTAGTTGGAGAAGGGAATATTGATTACGGATACAGAAATTATTACGATAGAGACGGACAATATAAAGTTCTCTATGCGAAATTAAAAAAAGGATATTTACATTTTAAAACAAAGAATTTTAGTCCTGAAGATGAATTTAGCCTATCAGAAATAGCATATCTAAACGGTAATTACTATTTTCCTGAAAAAACGGAAAAAGGCTATAAATACAGAGATGATTTAACAAAAGCCGCTTACAGTGCGGAATATTTAACAGCAGATGAATTAAAAGAACTTACCAATGAAGATTTGAAAATAATGAGAAGTTATCCTTATGCAGTAGCAGGATATGATTTTTCTGATAAAAAATTAAAAGATTATTTCTCAAAATTCTTGTGGTATATTCCAATTGGAAAAAATGTGGAATTGAGAGAAGATGATTATGAAGTTATTAATAATGTGAATAAGATTATAAAAAGCAGGGGAAAATAG
- a CDS encoding cation:dicarboxylate symporter family transporter, with protein MTAVVFSSIWIVILILLFFLLIHINVNLKKKFKFSTRIIISTVLGFAAGIVFQSTLGLVGAAEHEVVIKNVTNAASLVGRGFTSLLKMIVIPLVGLSVYNSIINSKNNENLKKLTIKSVVYYTATVAISAIIGIVIAMTFKLGVGMKLPEGMEAWAGKGEYKGLVDVVVSFIPSNIFKAMTETSVIGVVIFTAFLGFATNRVGLKNPEKIKPLKDVTEALFSVMTSVTITIIKIIPYGVAALMFDLTASYGLEVFKNLVTYLIVMFISLGLVVIMQSLNLAIHGVNPLRYYKKVTAPLVLSFTTTSSMGTLPVTIETLEKEVGVSSPTANFTAALGTTIGMNGCAGVFPAVIAIMIANMNGIAITPVFLISLITVISLGSFGMAGVPGTAYIAATVVLGGMGLPFAPVALVLPIDSIIDMGRTAINVNGAMVVSTVVDKEMGTFNEEVFKGERISEA; from the coding sequence ATGACAGCGGTAGTGTTTTCAAGTATATGGATAGTAATTTTGATTTTACTATTTTTTTTATTGATTCATATAAATGTGAATTTAAAGAAAAAATTTAAGTTTTCTACAAGGATAATAATTTCTACAGTATTGGGATTTGCTGCGGGAATTGTATTTCAATCAACTTTGGGATTAGTGGGAGCGGCTGAGCATGAGGTTGTTATAAAGAATGTAACAAATGCAGCTTCGTTAGTAGGGAGAGGATTTACGAGCCTTTTAAAAATGATAGTTATTCCGTTAGTTGGGCTATCTGTTTATAATTCGATAATTAATTCTAAAAATAATGAGAATTTGAAAAAACTTACCATAAAATCAGTAGTTTATTATACAGCGACTGTGGCTATTTCGGCGATTATTGGAATTGTAATTGCAATGACATTTAAGCTGGGAGTTGGAATGAAATTGCCTGAAGGAATGGAAGCATGGGCTGGAAAAGGGGAATATAAAGGCCTTGTTGATGTTGTAGTCTCGTTTATACCGTCAAATATTTTTAAGGCTATGACAGAAACAAGTGTTATTGGAGTAGTAATATTTACAGCGTTTTTAGGATTTGCAACAAACCGAGTTGGATTAAAAAATCCTGAGAAAATAAAACCTTTGAAGGACGTAACAGAAGCATTGTTTTCAGTAATGACAAGCGTTACGATTACAATAATAAAAATAATTCCGTATGGAGTTGCGGCATTGATGTTTGATTTGACAGCTTCTTATGGGCTTGAAGTGTTTAAAAATCTTGTTACATATCTGATTGTAATGTTTATTTCATTAGGACTGGTTGTAATAATGCAATCTTTAAATCTTGCAATACACGGTGTAAATCCACTAAGATATTACAAGAAAGTAACAGCACCGTTAGTTCTATCATTTACAACAACTTCAAGCATGGGAACTTTACCTGTAACAATTGAAACATTGGAAAAAGAAGTAGGAGTAAGTTCACCAACTGCTAATTTTACAGCGGCACTAGGGACAACAATAGGAATGAATGGTTGTGCAGGAGTATTTCCAGCAGTAATAGCAATAATGATTGCCAATATGAACGGCATTGCAATTACTCCAGTATTTCTAATAAGCCTTATAACAGTAATCTCATTAGGGTCGTTCGGTATGGCAGGAGTGCCGGGAACAGCCTACATTGCAGCAACAGTCGTACTAGGTGGAATGGGATTGCCTTTTGCTCCAGTAGCTTTAGTGCTGCCAATTGACTCAATAATAGATATGGGGCGTACAGCAATAAATGTAAACGGTGCAATGGTAGTTTCAACTGTTGTAGACAAGGAAATGGGAACTTTTAATGAAGAAGTTTTTAAAGGGGAAAGAATAAGCGAAGCATAA
- a CDS encoding DKNYY domain-containing protein, whose product MKSTVLRILGLLILIVNAGFSEYIIENGKIYYNEDYHKTLVVKRIDDEKSEKYLVKNPDLKSFKILNENFAKDKDTIYYKEYDILEADINSFEILDEDTGKDKNYIYLYGQTVRYENSGEPVDMKKVTFYENSKGKMDYFRNKNGIYVLQGMYAEKVDNVDKRTFEDLGGGFGKDKNWIYSGKTKLRNIDRESFENIGDGYIKDKNGIYRDTEVIFYDSDDAYNISKLENVDKESFENIGEGYSKDKNNIYYNNEKFKNIDVKTFQLIGNGFSKDKNNIYFEKNKIEGAEAKTFQIVDNFFEKDKSNVFYKEHKLKNISPIEFQTLYMSKNANVAYAIFFKNKDGVFKLLIEDPFDLTKNKVVKLNVDKDSVKIFSKNYYKDRNNVYCNDKVLKGADVKTFEMVGNDKDEAMDEFIDALENIFDASSSLEKSNETKKSSITAQDKNHKYEYCRIVK is encoded by the coding sequence ATGAAAAGCACTGTTTTAAGAATATTAGGTTTGTTAATTTTAATAGTAAATGCGGGATTTTCCGAATATATTATTGAAAATGGTAAAATTTATTATAATGAGGATTATCATAAAACTTTGGTTGTAAAGCGGATAGATGATGAAAAAAGTGAAAAATATTTAGTAAAAAATCCCGATTTAAAGAGTTTTAAAATTTTGAATGAGAATTTTGCGAAAGATAAGGATACTATTTATTATAAGGAATATGATATTTTGGAAGCAGATATAAATAGTTTTGAAATATTGGATGAAGATACTGGAAAAGACAAAAATTATATTTATTTATATGGGCAGACTGTACGGTATGAAAATAGTGGCGAACCGGTAGATATGAAAAAAGTTACTTTTTATGAGAATTCTAAGGGTAAAATGGATTATTTTAGAAATAAAAATGGCATCTATGTTTTGCAAGGAATGTATGCAGAAAAAGTTGATAACGTGGATAAAAGGACTTTTGAAGATTTAGGTGGAGGCTTTGGAAAAGATAAAAACTGGATTTATTCTGGAAAAACGAAATTGAGAAATATAGACAGGGAAAGTTTTGAAAATATTGGTGATGGATATATAAAAGATAAGAATGGTATTTATAGAGACACAGAAGTAATTTTTTATGATAGTGATGATGCATATAATATTTCAAAGTTGGAAAATGTTGATAAAGAGAGCTTTGAGAATATTGGAGAGGGATATTCAAAAGACAAAAATAACATTTACTACAATAATGAAAAATTTAAGAATATAGATGTAAAAACTTTTCAATTAATAGGTAATGGTTTTTCAAAGGATAAAAATAATATTTATTTTGAAAAAAATAAAATTGAAGGAGCAGAAGCAAAAACTTTTCAAATAGTGGATAATTTCTTTGAAAAAGATAAAAGCAATGTTTTTTATAAAGAACATAAATTAAAAAACATAAGCCCAATTGAATTTCAGACACTGTATATGAGTAAAAATGCTAATGTTGCGTATGCAATATTTTTTAAAAATAAGGATGGAGTATTTAAGCTGTTAATTGAAGATCCTTTTGATTTGACGAAAAATAAGGTTGTAAAATTGAATGTAGATAAGGATAGTGTAAAAATATTTAGTAAAAATTATTATAAAGATAGAAATAACGTTTATTGTAATGACAAAGTGCTAAAAGGTGCTGATGTAAAAACTTTTGAAATGGTAGGAAATGATAAGGATGAAGCAATGGATGAATTTATAGATGCTTTGGAAAATATTTTTGATGCTTCTAGTTCACTGGAAAAAAGCAACGAAACTAAAAAGAGTTCAATTACAGCACAGGACAAAAATCATAAATATGAATATTGCAGAATTGTGAAATAA
- a CDS encoding DKNYY domain-containing protein — MKKYIVKMMMLSMMVIMVACVKNGDKDAKMENKKQNESESIAEKPKNQYVTDKGKVYYDGKVVKGAKTGTFEWIEGTWYGKDENNVYFEGEKIGKLEGKPIERINNYLVKSGNTLYYFYWKIDNLKNSKMEIIANKEDGAEYYIKDGKNVYFLERNINFLEFDGKLILLRNIDYNTFEVVNKKYFRYVKDKTGIYYVANGKADELKGLDKNSFKIIDFVFSADKNRVYYRGIKLENVLSNGFEVVGNVYDVSYYLKDRDKVYFLNEISELSVVEKADPKTFALIDDLYSKDKNNVFCNGKILEGADVKSFKVFYDSDVETAKDSKHGYYDCYSVR; from the coding sequence ATGAAAAAATATATTGTAAAAATGATGATGTTGTCAATGATGGTAATTATGGTGGCTTGCGTAAAGAATGGAGATAAAGATGCAAAAATGGAAAATAAAAAGCAAAATGAAAGTGAAAGTATTGCTGAAAAGCCTAAAAATCAATATGTAACAGATAAAGGGAAAGTGTATTATGATGGAAAAGTTGTAAAAGGGGCTAAGACAGGTACGTTTGAATGGATTGAAGGGACTTGGTACGGAAAAGATGAGAATAATGTCTATTTTGAAGGGGAGAAAATTGGAAAATTAGAAGGCAAGCCGATTGAGAGAATAAATAATTATTTGGTAAAATCAGGGAATACCCTTTATTATTTTTATTGGAAAATTGATAATTTGAAAAACAGTAAGATGGAAATAATTGCGAATAAGGAAGATGGAGCTGAATATTATATTAAAGATGGGAAAAATGTTTACTTTTTAGAAAGAAATATTAATTTTCTTGAATTTGACGGGAAATTAATTTTACTAAGGAATATTGACTATAATACATTTGAAGTGGTTAATAAAAAATATTTTAGATATGTAAAAGACAAAACAGGAATTTATTATGTTGCAAATGGGAAGGCTGATGAATTGAAAGGACTGGATAAAAATAGTTTTAAAATTATTGATTTTGTCTTTTCTGCGGATAAGAATAGGGTGTACTATAGGGGAATTAAACTGGAAAACGTTTTATCTAATGGATTTGAAGTTGTGGGAAATGTTTATGATGTGAGTTATTACCTAAAAGACAGGGACAAGGTGTATTTTTTGAATGAAATATCCGAATTAAGTGTTGTAGAAAAGGCGGATCCAAAGACTTTTGCATTGATAGACGATTTGTATTCAAAGGATAAAAATAATGTTTTTTGCAATGGAAAAATTTTGGAAGGAGCTGATGTCAAGAGTTTTAAAGTATTTTATGATTCAGATGTGGAAACAGCGAAAGATAGCAAGCATGGATATTATGATTGTTATTCTGTGAGATAA
- a CDS encoding excalibur calcium-binding domain-containing protein yields MKKIFLILTLVFVSANTFSETLYFKNCKEARAKGYKNIKKGEPGYAKHLDRDKDGIACESK; encoded by the coding sequence ATGAAAAAAATTTTTTTGATATTGACATTGGTATTTGTAAGTGCAAATACATTTTCGGAAACATTGTATTTCAAGAATTGTAAGGAAGCACGTGCAAAAGGCTACAAAAATATAAAAAAAGGCGAGCCAGGATATGCAAAACATTTAGACAGAGATAAAGATGGTATAGCTTGTGAAAGTAAATAA
- the purH gene encoding bifunctional phosphoribosylaminoimidazolecarboxamide formyltransferase/IMP cyclohydrolase: MKKRALISVFDKTGILEFAQFLNQKGVEIISTGGTYKFLKENGLSVIDVSEVTNFKEMLDGRVKTLHPNIHGGILAIRDNKEHMDTIAKEGIETIDYVVVNLYPFFREVQTDKTFDEKIEFIDIGGPTMLRSAAKSFKDVTVICETEDYEKVMEEIENNGEVSFETKKKLAGKVFNLTSAYDAAISNFLLEEEYPKYLNVSYEKKFDLRYGENPHQSSAYYVSTTENGSMKDFVQLNGKELSFNNIRDMDIAWKVANEFDEIACCAVKHSTPCGVAVADDVFTAYKKAHDCDPVSIFGGIVAINREIDAKTAQELNKIFLEIVIAPAFTDEALEILKSKKNLRVIKCEVAKPQDKVEYVKVDGGILVQQTNQKMIDNMEVVTKKQPIEQELKDMELGMKVVKHVKSNAIVVVKDGAATGVGTGQTNRIWATQHALEHAKGDLDSLEGAVLASDAFFPFRDCVDEAAKYGIKALVQPGGSIRDKESIEAADEHGMTMVFTGIRHFKH, translated from the coding sequence ATGAAAAAAAGAGCTTTGATTAGTGTTTTTGATAAGACTGGGATATTGGAATTTGCACAGTTTTTAAATCAAAAAGGTGTGGAAATTATTTCGACTGGAGGGACTTACAAGTTTTTGAAGGAAAATGGGCTTTCTGTAATAGATGTTTCAGAAGTTACTAATTTTAAAGAAATGCTGGATGGAAGGGTGAAAACGTTGCATCCGAATATTCATGGTGGAATTTTGGCGATTAGGGACAATAAGGAGCATATGGATACGATTGCAAAAGAAGGAATAGAGACGATTGATTATGTTGTTGTTAATCTTTATCCGTTTTTCAGGGAAGTTCAGACAGACAAGACTTTTGATGAAAAAATCGAATTTATCGATATAGGCGGGCCTACAATGCTTCGTTCGGCTGCAAAATCATTCAAGGACGTTACAGTTATCTGCGAAACAGAAGACTATGAGAAAGTTATGGAAGAAATTGAAAATAATGGTGAAGTTTCATTTGAAACAAAAAAAAAATTGGCTGGGAAGGTGTTTAACTTAACATCAGCTTACGATGCGGCTATTTCTAACTTTTTGCTGGAAGAGGAATATCCAAAATATTTGAATGTTTCGTATGAAAAGAAATTTGATTTAAGATATGGCGAAAATCCTCACCAATCGTCTGCATACTACGTTTCAACTACTGAAAATGGAAGTATGAAGGATTTTGTCCAGTTAAATGGAAAAGAATTGTCGTTTAATAATATCAGGGATATGGATATTGCTTGGAAAGTGGCAAATGAATTTGATGAAATTGCCTGCTGTGCTGTAAAACACTCGACTCCTTGTGGTGTGGCAGTTGCAGATGATGTTTTCACAGCTTATAAGAAAGCCCATGATTGTGATCCAGTATCAATTTTTGGTGGAATTGTTGCAATTAATAGAGAAATTGATGCAAAAACTGCACAGGAACTGAACAAAATTTTCCTAGAAATCGTAATTGCCCCGGCATTTACTGATGAAGCTCTGGAAATATTAAAATCCAAGAAAAATTTGAGAGTAATAAAATGCGAAGTTGCAAAACCGCAGGATAAAGTGGAATATGTAAAAGTTGACGGTGGAATATTAGTTCAGCAGACAAATCAAAAAATGATTGACAATATGGAAGTTGTAACGAAAAAACAGCCAATAGAGCAAGAATTAAAAGACATGGAACTTGGAATGAAAGTCGTAAAACACGTAAAATCAAATGCAATTGTGGTCGTAAAAGATGGAGCGGCAACAGGAGTTGGAACAGGACAGACAAACAGAATCTGGGCAACTCAGCACGCACTTGAACACGCCAAAGGGGACTTGGATTCACTAGAAGGAGCAGTTCTGGCATCAGACGCATTTTTCCCATTCAGAGACTGTGTAGATGAAGCTGCAAAATACGGTATCAAAGCATTAGTACAGCCAGGTGGCTCAATTAGAGACAAAGAGTCAATCGAAGCTGCCGATGAACACGGAATGACAATGGTATTTACTGGCATCAGACACTTCAAACATTAA
- a CDS encoding replication-associated recombination protein A has protein sequence MNLFDEVYEDKKPLAFRYRPKSLDDFYGQKRLVGENGILRKIIERGNFMNAIFWGAPGTGKTTLAEIIADKMNYHYEYLNAIKASVTDIKNISDKAHSSFHTNGQQTLLFLDEIHRFNKLQQDSLLEDLENGNIILIGATTENPYYSLNNALLSRCMAFEFKKLSEDDLLKILKNINEKENFGISDDILGYISEIIEGDARQAINILELITNVGVEFTLDEVKEILNTKKSYHKTEDKYNTISAMIKSIRGSDPDATVYWMAKMLSGGEDILYIARRLVILASEDIGLANPQALPVAVAGLNAIKEIGMPEARIILSEVAIYLAISPKSNSAYNAINSALSHIENEKIQEVPVHLTKVGAKDYKYPHNYENHYVDQIYMNEKIKFYEHGENKFEKAADEWLKKIKKNGK, from the coding sequence ATGAATTTATTTGATGAAGTATATGAAGATAAGAAGCCGCTGGCATTTAGATACCGTCCCAAAAGTCTTGATGATTTTTATGGGCAGAAGAGATTGGTTGGGGAAAATGGGATTTTGAGGAAGATTATTGAGCGAGGAAACTTTATGAATGCGATTTTCTGGGGAGCACCGGGAACAGGGAAAACTACGCTTGCAGAAATAATCGCTGATAAAATGAATTACCATTATGAATATTTGAATGCTATAAAAGCCTCTGTAACTGATATAAAGAATATTTCTGACAAGGCACACAGCAGCTTTCACACAAATGGTCAGCAGACATTACTATTTTTAGATGAAATTCATAGATTTAACAAGTTGCAGCAGGATTCACTGCTTGAAGATTTGGAAAATGGAAATATTATTTTAATTGGAGCGACTACTGAAAATCCTTATTACAGCTTGAATAATGCATTGTTATCAAGATGTATGGCATTTGAATTTAAGAAGCTGAGTGAGGATGATTTGCTTAAAATATTGAAAAATATTAATGAAAAGGAGAATTTTGGAATTTCAGATGATATTTTGGGATATATTTCGGAAATAATCGAAGGAGATGCAAGGCAGGCTATAAATATTTTGGAACTGATAACAAATGTTGGAGTGGAGTTTACGCTAGATGAAGTAAAGGAAATTTTGAATACAAAAAAATCATACCACAAGACAGAAGACAAGTACAATACAATTTCAGCAATGATAAAAAGTATTCGTGGAAGTGATCCTGATGCGACTGTCTACTGGATGGCGAAAATGCTGTCTGGCGGAGAAGATATTTTGTATATTGCAAGAAGACTTGTAATTTTGGCTTCTGAAGACATTGGGCTTGCAAATCCGCAGGCTTTACCAGTTGCTGTGGCAGGACTTAATGCAATAAAGGAAATTGGAATGCCCGAAGCTAGAATCATCTTATCTGAAGTGGCAATCTATCTCGCAATTTCTCCCAAAAGCAATTCAGCCTACAATGCTATAAATTCAGCACTAAGCCACATTGAAAATGAAAAAATTCAGGAAGTACCAGTTCATCTCACAAAAGTTGGAGCAAAAGACTACAAATACCCACATAATTATGAAAATCATTATGTAGACCAAATTTATATGAATGAAAAAATCAAGTTTTACGAGCATGGGGAAAATAAATTTGAAAAGGCGGCAGATGAGTGGTTGAAGAAGATTAAGAAGAATGGAAAATAA
- a CDS encoding methylated-DNA--[protein]-cysteine S-methyltransferase — protein sequence MKKNIYFYETNTPIGKIGLATTENDSHITDVIWNYEIEKFKNDDNFQIKETELIKKAKNQLFEYFSKKRKQFDLPLLKEGTPFQISVWNALETIPYGETRSYKDISVAINNEKAVRAVGMANNRNKISIFIPCHRVIGMNGKLVGYGGGLHIKEFLLELEGIEIK from the coding sequence ATGAAAAAAAATATCTATTTTTATGAAACCAATACTCCAATTGGAAAAATTGGACTTGCCACAACAGAAAATGATTCTCATATTACTGATGTAATCTGGAATTATGAAATTGAAAAATTTAAAAATGATGATAATTTTCAAATTAAAGAAACCGAGTTAATAAAAAAGGCAAAAAATCAGTTATTTGAATATTTTTCGAAAAAACGAAAACAATTTGACTTGCCACTTTTAAAAGAAGGAACTCCTTTTCAAATTTCCGTCTGGAACGCTCTTGAAACAATCCCTTACGGCGAAACCCGTTCCTACAAGGACATATCCGTTGCCATTAATAACGAAAAAGCAGTCCGTGCAGTCGGAATGGCAAACAATCGAAATAAAATCTCAATTTTTATTCCCTGCCATCGTGTAATTGGTATGAATGGAAAGTTAGTCGGATATGGTGGAGGACTCCATATAAAAGAGTTTTTATTGGAACTGGAAGGTATTGAAATAAAATAA